Within the Glycine max cultivar Williams 82 chromosome 12, Glycine_max_v4.0, whole genome shotgun sequence genome, the region TGGTAGTGGGTAGctgttattttcatcttttggttTTTGGGATGAGTAAGAATGATGGCCAGAAACCACAGCATCTTCTTCTTGGAGGTGTTGCAGCTGCTGCTGCTGGCAGTGGTAGCGGTGGCAGAACCAACAACAATGGATTTATTCCCTCCTTTCGTACTCTCTCTGGTTACCTGAAGATTGTTTCATCTGGTGCTTCTACTGTTGCTCGGTCTGCGGCTTCCTCTTTTGCATCGTCGATTTTGGATAAGGTTGATGCTGCTGACTGTGATCGGGTATGCATGAGTGAGTTCTAATGGGTTGAACTGGAAAATAGTTACTTGCTTGCTCATCATAATGATCTAGTTTGTGAATTGCAGCTTCTTTGCTCGCAACAATTACTTGTGATACCTGTCGATTGTTGATATTATGTAATTAGatagattaattatttacttttattgctGGGGTGAATGCTGATTCTATGTTTTCCAATTAGTTTAGATTAATTATTTGCTTTTATTGAGCATCCATTTGTTAAGAAGGGATAAGCATTTTTGTCAGATATTAGTATGTATCAATATTATGGGCTAAATATTGGTTGAGAGATttcgttctttttttttttgctttttgatctgtttgaaagatattttttgcCAATTGTACGGCTAACCCATTTATGGGATCCATGGTCACTATTAAATAGGCTTTTGAGAAAGTTGAATATCAACCACAGTTAACCAAATTTATTGCACCTTGTAATGAATTATATTgctattaatttttgttgaatttattGCCTGAGTGCAAAATTGGTTTTGCTCCTAAATGTGAGCTTGTCTAGAagctaaaaattatatattttgcttGAGGATGAAAATTAGATGCTTTGTTTTGGTACATAATTAGTTTTAAGATAAAAGATTAGaagtttcaaaatataattcaattcaCTTCAAACTCACATTTAACCAAtatcaattttgcaaaatcaagatAATCTACACTCATCCAAACACCCTATAAGTAATCAAGGAAGTAAAATTATGGAAAAtgagttattttctttctctgctTTAGTGGCTAATGTAGAGGGCAGGCTTCGTGCCTTGGGCTCAATTGTAAGATTGCTGCTTTGTGAGTTCATGGGTTCAAATCCTTTAGACAGTATTTCTGCTTGCGGAGTTAAGGCTTTGTATATCCAGCCTTCTTATATCCCACTAGGATAGAGCATCATGAATTAGTTTGCCCTTGTTTTTAGTGGCTAATATCTTTCTGGTTGCACAGTTTTAGAGCTCGTATATTATACATTTATTAAGAATTCGTATGCACTATGATTACTAAGGAGCTTtgaacctatgattttgatgggtatatttagtttatttgatatttaaagTTGAACGTTACTGGAGCCATAATGATTGGAAGGCTACTCATGTTCATTGATACACTAAGCTTTAACTTAGGAGTCATTTATCATTTCCTCTCTAATGCTAGGTTTTTGGTTTACCTTTTCTCTTCATTGCAGAATATAAGGTTTTTGGTGATAGGTtgatagaaattcaaatgttttttCCTACTATTTTGTTAGACTGGATggattttgttcctttttaacAGTAATGGAGTAATGGACATCCATTTGTGACagtgaaacaattttttttctctgttttttttttgcagattaTACAGTATATGTATAATATAGAAAATAGGTTTAGACAGTTATTGATTTACTGGAGTTAATTAGGTTTTATGAATTTGCTTATGAGAGAGTGGGTTATTTGTTGGAAAGAGGCATCCAATGggtaaatatttaattgttttgttttctataatTGAAGAAATtctttaagacaaaaaaaaattactatgaaATTGGAGGATGAGGAATCCTCCTTAATGGAAAAATGAACAAGTAAGGAGGAAAAGAACATCAAATACTGGACAAAGAAACCTGGGAGCTGTTGTGCCAAAGAAACTTCATTACAGATATGAGACCTGTGCTCCAGCAAAGCTGAATATTATGGCATTGCTGTAAGACTTTAGCTTCTTTGTGTTGTGCATCAACCATCAAATATTGGACATATTGTTGTGACTCAACAACTTTTACTGTGTTGTTGGGCATGCGATGTCCCTGAACATGCATCAGATGCACACATGAATTGATTGAATTCTTAATGTAACAGTTTCTGTTGTCAGAACAAAGCTGGACTTTTTGGTAGTATTTATATGATGAATATAATGTTCCTATGCAATTGATTATTTAACCAAATATCCTTATCGGTTTGGAACTATTGGGCCTTTTGGTTTTTAGCTTTAGTATAAATGATAGTGCTTATTCTCATATTTCATATTTAGTTCCTTGTGTTAAATGAATGTTGGTTTAGGATGTatgcatgttatttattatttttgtttttccctttcatGCTTCTagatctaattttgtttttgcgTCTTTACTTAATGAATATTGAAAAATTGatactctttttttatctttctattaCATTTTTCAATTTGGTGTTAGGACAGAGGTGACACTTTTTAATTACTTCCTAATTTGTATAGGTTATTTGGGCTGGGTTTGACACATTAGAGGGCCAGGGAGAAGTCATGCGGCAAATACTTCTTCTAGGCTATTGGTCCGGTTTCCAGGTTTGGGATGTTAATGATTCAAATAATGTCCGTGACCTAGTTTCCCGACAGGATGGTCCTGTTTCTTTTATGCAAATGGTACCAACTCCAATTGTATCAAAGAGACCAGAGGATAAGTATGCAGGCAAGCATCCATTGTTGGTAATTTGTATGGATGGTGGAGGCAAAACACAAGATGGGTTGGGTGCCACTTGCAAAGGGGGCACTTTAAACCATCATGACCAAGTGAATGGGAACTATCTGCCAACTACTGTTCAATTTTATTCTATGAGGTCCCAATCATATGTTCATGTACTAAAGTTTAGATCAGTTGTTTACTCTGTAAGATGTAGTTCTCGAATAGTAGCCGTTTCTCAAGCCACTCAGGTATACTTTCTAACATCTATATTAAGTTCCTCTAAATTTGTTTTCCTATAATGTTTAATGCTATCATTATTTTGTAGATACACTGTTTTTCTGCCACAACTTTAGAAAGAGAGTATACTTTACTTACCAATCCTATAGTCACACCTTGTTTTGGTTCTGGAGGCATTGGCTTTGGACCGCTTGCAGTTGGTCCTAGATGGCTGGCCTATAGTGGAAGCCCAGATGCAACAGCCACTTCTGGACGTGTCCGCCCACAGCATTTGACACCTTCTGCAAGCTTTCCTGGTATTTCTTCAAATGTGAGCTTGGTCGCTCACTATGCCAAAGAGTCTAGCAAGCATCTTGCTGCTGGGATTGTGACACTTGGAGATATGGGGTATAAAAAACTTTCCAGATACTGTTCGGAACTTCGCCCAGATAGCAGCAGTTCTATACAATTGGTAAATTCTAGCCCAAAAGGAAATGGAATCGTTAATGGCCATTCAACAGATGCAGATAACATTGGGATGGTAAATACTGCTCTTCATAATTTTGCATTCGCATGTTATTGGAATCTACGTATCGTGCTTGATTATCTTCAACACCGAATAGATAAGATAGCTAGCATCTTCCCTATCTTAGGTTGTAAACATCTGGTCTGAGGTAGTTCTTAACATTATGTTGTTCCTGAAATTTTGGTCACTGTCTTTCCTCATTATTGGCTCAAATTTAGTTTCAAACTTGGTTATGTCTTTATCGAACTAACTGTCTATTACAATTTTGCAATAAGAGTTTTTGCATTGTGTTTATCTCAGGTTGGATTCATCTTGCTGTATGTTTTGGTTTAGGTTATCCTTCTACAATATGGTAATTGATGCTACTacagttaatattttaattttactagcGTAACTTATTGTTTGCTTTCAGGTCATTGTCCGAGATATAGTCAGTAAAAATGTCGTTTCCCAATTCCGGGCCCACAAGAGTCCTATTTCAGCTTTATGCTTTGATCCTAGTGGCACCATATTGGTGACTGCCTCTGTTCAGGGGCacaatattaatgtttttaagaTAATCCCTGGATATGAGAGAGTGTCAGCATCTGATGCTGGCCCTTCTTATGTTCATCTCTACAGGCTGCAACGTGGCTTGACAAATGCAGTGAGTTCATCTTCTTGTCCATTCTTCCTTTGGATTAACACATGATAATTTCCCTTTTCAAAATGCATCCACAATTAATTGAGACCTTTTTTAAATCTGTTTTGACAATTAAGGTTATTCAAGATATCAGTTTTAGTGCTGATAGCAGGTGGATTATGATTAGTTCCTCAAGGGGCACTAGCC harbors:
- the LOC100791837 gene encoding autophagy-related protein 18f isoform X1; translated protein: MSKNDGQKPQHLLLGGVAAAAAGSGSGGRTNNNGFIPSFRTLSGYLKIVSSGASTVARSAASSFASSILDKVDAADCDRVIWAGFDTLEGQGEVMRQILLLGYWSGFQVWDVNDSNNVRDLVSRQDGPVSFMQMVPTPIVSKRPEDKYAGKHPLLVICMDGGGKTQDGLGATCKGGTLNHHDQVNGNYLPTTVQFYSMRSQSYVHVLKFRSVVYSVRCSSRIVAVSQATQIHCFSATTLEREYTLLTNPIVTPCFGSGGIGFGPLAVGPRWLAYSGSPDATATSGRVRPQHLTPSASFPGISSNVSLVAHYAKESSKHLAAGIVTLGDMGYKKLSRYCSELRPDSSSSIQLVNSSPKGNGIVNGHSTDADNIGMVIVRDIVSKNVVSQFRAHKSPISALCFDPSGTILVTASVQGHNINVFKIIPGYERVSASDAGPSYVHLYRLQRGLTNAVIQDISFSADSRWIMISSSRGTSHLFAINPQGGPVNILSCDNSLTEKNGGLDVMNNQAVCWPHSSALEICKPQSLCTAGPPITLSVVSRIRNGSNGWRSTVTGAAAAATNRMSSLSGAIASSFRNFEGNSTLFVNGNYSKEKCHLLVFSPTGSMIQYALQTINSQDSGVVSGVTPAYESAPATDVRVVVEPIKKWNISQRQSWREGEDNIDIYGENVVSDSNKLYSEEVKKDNIISPKMKNVAVKWNSCSEKEHQLYISEAELQMHQAKTPLWGKTGIYFHSVGKEAILMMDEEAASGGEFEIDKIPTRVIQARSKDLVPIFDYIQTSKFQQIRTPAVGNVLYEQLLRQSSFENGRISTRGFLSSPDCIPNSEFKSMIEGSEWGDSLLSAKTKAFVNKNNTLKPNTWPEIANNRRENLNMNAHQIFVNSDRKGLKLENHCKEKGDEFD